The Lentzea guizhouensis genome contains a region encoding:
- a CDS encoding oxidoreductase yields the protein MSRWTDAAIPDQTGRTVLVTGANSGLGLRTAQVLAAKGAHVLMGCRSAERGAAALRQVEGSAEVLPLDLADLSSVRAAADRVSSLDLLINNAGIMAVPHGRTVDGFERQFGTNHLGHAALTFLLLPALRQRPGARVVTVASLMHKYGRMSFDDPNWERRTYNPAAAYSQSKLANILFARELDRRCADVTSIGAHPGMTATELTNNMASAHRSSVMRIGGRLSHLFSQSVEMGALPQLYAATSPDARGGQYYGPGGFNGFRGHPAVAGMTPAARDDLAASRLWDLTVKLTGITPDLP from the coding sequence ATGAGTCGTTGGACCGACGCAGCAATCCCCGACCAGACCGGCCGCACCGTCCTCGTGACCGGTGCGAACTCGGGCCTCGGCCTGCGCACCGCCCAGGTGCTCGCGGCCAAGGGCGCCCACGTGCTGATGGGCTGTCGCTCCGCGGAACGCGGCGCAGCAGCCCTGCGGCAGGTCGAGGGGTCCGCCGAGGTCCTCCCGCTCGACCTCGCCGACCTGAGCTCCGTGCGCGCCGCCGCGGACCGGGTCAGCTCGCTCGACCTGCTCATCAACAACGCCGGCATCATGGCCGTCCCGCACGGCAGGACGGTCGACGGCTTCGAGCGCCAGTTCGGCACCAACCACCTGGGTCACGCCGCGTTGACGTTCCTGCTGCTGCCCGCGCTGCGGCAACGGCCAGGCGCGCGCGTTGTGACCGTGGCGTCCCTCATGCACAAGTACGGCCGCATGAGCTTCGACGACCCGAACTGGGAACGCCGCACGTACAACCCCGCCGCCGCGTACTCCCAGTCCAAGCTCGCCAACATCCTCTTCGCCCGCGAGCTTGACCGCCGCTGCGCCGACGTGACGTCGATCGGCGCGCACCCCGGCATGACCGCGACCGAGCTGACCAACAACATGGCCAGCGCGCACAGGTCGTCGGTGATGCGCATCGGCGGCCGCCTCAGCCACCTGTTCTCGCAGTCCGTCGAGATGGGCGCGCTGCCGCAGCTCTACGCGGCGACCTCACCGGACGCGCGCGGTGGCCAGTACTACGGACCGGGAGGCTTCAACGGCTTCCGCGGCCACCCCGCGGTCGCCGGGATGACCCCGGCGGCTCGCGACGACCTCGCCGCGAGCCGCCTCTGGGACCTCACCGTCAAGCTGACCGGGATCACCCCCGACCTGCCCTAG
- a CDS encoding AfsR/SARP family transcriptional regulator → MEIKVLGPLEARENGVSIAPSAVKPRQVLSLLGLQAGHVVTVPTLIEELWGMTPPRSALTTLQTYVLQVRRRIEAAMPGDGPGVAKNVLVTRYGGYMLDVPPEAVDVRSYERLATAGQRAFEIGDLESASRLLRSAAEVWRGPVLVDVQIGVRLGMEVTRLQESRLGVLETRIEADLQLGKHQSLLSELSVLTAQHPMHENLCAQYMLALYRAGRQWKSLEAYQSLRDTLIEELGLEPSERLRQLQRAILSSEPSLDKPLSPRQLERQLAG, encoded by the coding sequence ATGGAGATCAAGGTTCTCGGACCGCTGGAGGCACGGGAGAACGGTGTTTCGATCGCGCCGAGCGCGGTGAAGCCGCGCCAGGTGCTCTCGCTGCTGGGGTTGCAGGCCGGGCACGTCGTCACGGTGCCGACGTTGATCGAAGAGCTCTGGGGGATGACACCGCCACGCAGCGCGCTCACCACGCTGCAGACCTACGTGCTGCAGGTGCGTCGGCGCATCGAGGCGGCCATGCCGGGGGACGGTCCCGGTGTCGCGAAGAACGTCCTGGTGACCCGCTACGGCGGCTACATGCTGGACGTGCCGCCGGAGGCCGTGGACGTGCGCAGCTACGAGCGGCTCGCGACCGCGGGTCAGCGCGCGTTCGAGATCGGTGACCTGGAGTCCGCGAGCCGGTTGCTGCGCAGCGCCGCCGAGGTGTGGCGCGGGCCGGTGCTGGTGGACGTGCAGATCGGGGTCCGGCTGGGCATGGAGGTCACCCGGTTGCAGGAGAGCCGCCTGGGCGTGCTGGAGACGCGCATCGAGGCCGACCTCCAGCTGGGCAAACACCAGTCGCTGCTGAGCGAGCTGTCCGTGCTGACCGCGCAGCACCCGATGCACGAGAACCTGTGCGCGCAGTACATGCTCGCGCTCTACCGGGCGGGCCGGCAGTGGAAGTCGCTGGAGGCCTACCAGTCGCTGCGGGACACGTTGATCGAGGAGCTCGGGCTTGAGCCGTCCGAAAGGCTGCGTCAGTTGCAGCGGGCGATCCTGAGCTCGGAACCGTCGCTCGACAAGCCCCTGTCCCCTCGCCAGCTGGAGCGTCAGCTCGCGGGCTGA
- a CDS encoding SRPBCC domain-containing protein, translating into MASTPDVAKSVTVEATIEQAFAIFAGRPIEWWPESHVFVKDRQAITIEPFVGGRYFERGADGEEIAWGTITEWDPPKRLVMTWRVGPYWQPIFDDEKASFIKVDFEVVGPATTKVTLTHADLHRHGEIAEGIHKALDGPSPGETLEKYAGVVERHVPKAA; encoded by the coding sequence ATGGCCTCAACTCCCGATGTCGCCAAGTCGGTGACGGTCGAGGCGACGATCGAGCAGGCGTTCGCGATCTTCGCCGGGCGGCCGATCGAGTGGTGGCCCGAGTCGCACGTCTTCGTCAAGGACCGGCAGGCCATCACGATCGAACCGTTCGTCGGCGGGCGCTACTTCGAGCGCGGCGCGGACGGCGAGGAGATCGCCTGGGGCACCATCACCGAGTGGGACCCGCCGAAGCGCCTCGTGATGACGTGGCGGGTCGGCCCCTACTGGCAGCCGATCTTCGACGACGAGAAGGCCTCGTTCATCAAGGTGGACTTCGAGGTCGTCGGCCCGGCCACCACGAAGGTCACGCTGACGCACGCCGACCTGCACCGCCACGGTGAGATCGCCGAAGGCATCCACAAGGCCCTCGACGGTCCGTCGCCGGGCGAGACGCTGGAGAAGTACGCCGGCGTCGTCGAGCGTCACGTTCCCAAGGCGGCCTGA
- a CDS encoding nuclear transport factor 2 family protein: MSPVSVAANVAVYIEVQTFYAQQMRLLDSLDVEGYAQTFTEDGVTDHAHRGEKVEGRAALIAGASAALPRYKGVAVRHWNDHYLVEEVDENTLNVSYASLVTRTTAEGVVSFEPTFSIEDVLVRIDGKLYTKSRTIHRDLPVQAA; the protein is encoded by the coding sequence GTGTCCCCAGTCAGTGTTGCCGCCAATGTTGCGGTCTACATCGAGGTCCAGACGTTCTACGCCCAGCAGATGCGGCTGCTCGACTCGTTGGACGTGGAGGGCTACGCCCAGACGTTCACCGAGGACGGGGTCACCGACCACGCCCACCGCGGTGAGAAGGTCGAGGGCCGTGCCGCCCTGATCGCCGGCGCCAGCGCCGCGCTGCCCCGCTACAAGGGAGTCGCCGTGCGGCACTGGAACGACCACTACCTGGTCGAAGAGGTCGACGAGAACACGCTGAACGTCAGCTACGCCTCGCTCGTCACCCGCACGACCGCCGAGGGCGTCGTCAGCTTCGAGCCGACGTTCTCCATCGAGGACGTGCTCGTGCGCATCGACGGCAAGCTCTACACCAAGTCCCGCACGATCCACCGCGACCTGCCCGTCCAGGCCGCGTGA
- the ilvN gene encoding acetolactate synthase small subunit codes for MTRHSLSLLLRNEPGALARVVVLFSSRGVDVESLSLGPADRGDLSRLDVVVDLQPGRTPAQLVKQLSRIVDVKNVVDRTDDEALELGA; via the coding sequence ATGACCAGACATTCGCTTTCCCTGCTGCTGCGCAACGAGCCGGGCGCGCTGGCCCGGGTCGTGGTGCTGTTCTCCAGCCGCGGCGTCGACGTCGAGTCGCTGAGCCTCGGCCCGGCCGACCGCGGCGACCTGTCCCGCCTCGACGTCGTGGTCGACCTGCAACCCGGCCGCACGCCCGCCCAGCTCGTCAAGCAGCTCAGCCGCATCGTCGACGTGAAGAACGTCGTCGACCGCACCGACGACGAGGCGCTCGAGCTCGGCGCCTGA
- a CDS encoding TetR/AcrR family transcriptional regulator, which translates to MRTRRAEYSESTRQALVDSSVDLFTKRGYAGTSLDEVVKRARVTKGALYHHFSGKQALFEAAFAQVETKSIESLTALVTGEGEPWDVAVAGLRAYVRKCLDPEYQRIIVHEAPVVMGWERWREAEEHFSFGLLRTAVQLLVDAGEIEEAPVEIMARLLFGALSAGASTIASSSDPKRTGREVETAILRVLEGLRKK; encoded by the coding sequence GTGCGAACACGACGCGCCGAGTACTCGGAGTCGACCAGGCAGGCGTTGGTCGACAGCTCGGTCGACCTCTTCACCAAGCGCGGCTACGCCGGCACCTCGCTCGACGAGGTCGTCAAACGCGCCCGTGTGACGAAAGGCGCGCTCTACCACCACTTCAGCGGCAAGCAGGCGTTGTTCGAAGCTGCTTTCGCACAGGTCGAGACGAAGTCGATCGAGTCGCTGACCGCCTTGGTCACCGGCGAGGGCGAACCGTGGGACGTCGCGGTCGCGGGTCTGCGTGCCTATGTCCGCAAATGCCTCGACCCCGAATACCAGCGGATCATCGTGCACGAGGCGCCGGTGGTGATGGGCTGGGAACGCTGGCGCGAGGCCGAGGAGCACTTCAGCTTCGGCCTGCTGCGCACCGCGGTGCAGCTGCTGGTGGACGCCGGCGAGATCGAGGAGGCGCCGGTGGAGATCATGGCGCGGCTGCTGTTCGGTGCGCTGTCCGCCGGCGCGAGCACCATCGCCAGCTCGTCCGACCCGAAGCGCACCGGCCGCGAGGTCGAGACCGCGATCCTGCGCGTGCTGGAGGGCCTGCGCAAGAAGTAG
- the lipA gene encoding lipoyl synthase, with the protein MTVVPEGRKLLRLEVRNSQTPIEKKPSWIKTRAKMGPEYRELKGLVKREGLHTVCEEAGCPNIYECWEDREATFLIGGEQCTRRCDFCQIDTGKPADLDRDEPRRVAESVQAMGLRYSTVTGVARDDLADGGAWLYAETVRQIHEMNPGTGVELLIPDFNAVPEQLAEVFESRPEVLAHNLETVPRIFKRIRPAFRYERSLEVITKAREFGLVTKSNLILGMGETPEEVTEALSDLYDAGCDIITITQYLRPSPRHHPVERWVKPEEFVEHKEMAEKIGFLGVMAGPLVRSSYRAGRLYAEAKQKRGEELPENLQHLLTVSASQEITSLLAPR; encoded by the coding sequence GTGACTGTGGTACCGGAGGGTCGGAAGCTGCTGCGGCTCGAGGTCCGCAACAGCCAGACGCCGATCGAGAAGAAGCCGTCTTGGATCAAGACGCGCGCGAAGATGGGCCCCGAATACCGGGAGCTCAAGGGTCTGGTCAAACGCGAAGGCCTCCACACGGTCTGCGAAGAGGCCGGCTGTCCCAACATCTACGAGTGCTGGGAAGACCGCGAGGCCACGTTCCTGATCGGCGGTGAGCAGTGCACCCGGCGCTGCGACTTCTGCCAGATCGACACCGGCAAGCCCGCCGACCTCGACCGCGACGAGCCCCGCCGCGTCGCCGAGTCGGTGCAGGCGATGGGTCTGCGCTACTCGACCGTCACCGGCGTCGCCCGTGACGACCTGGCCGACGGCGGCGCGTGGCTGTACGCCGAGACCGTCCGCCAGATCCACGAGATGAACCCCGGAACCGGCGTCGAGCTGCTGATCCCGGACTTCAACGCGGTGCCCGAGCAGCTCGCCGAGGTCTTCGAGTCCCGGCCCGAGGTGCTCGCGCACAACCTGGAGACGGTGCCGCGCATCTTCAAGCGCATCCGTCCCGCGTTCCGCTACGAGCGTTCGCTCGAGGTCATCACCAAGGCGCGCGAGTTCGGCCTGGTCACCAAGTCGAACCTGATCCTCGGCATGGGCGAGACCCCGGAAGAGGTCACCGAGGCGCTCAGCGACCTGTACGACGCGGGCTGCGACATCATCACGATCACCCAGTACCTGCGCCCGTCGCCGCGGCACCACCCGGTCGAGCGCTGGGTGAAGCCCGAGGAGTTCGTCGAGCACAAGGAGATGGCCGAGAAGATCGGCTTCCTCGGTGTGATGGCCGGTCCGCTGGTCCGCTCCTCCTACCGCGCCGGCCGCCTGTACGCCGAGGCCAAGCAGAAGCGCGGCGAGGAGCTGCCGGAGAACCTCCAGCACCTGCTCACCGTGTCGGCCTCGCAGGAGATCACCAGCCTGCTCGCGCCGCGCTGA
- a CDS encoding SDR family NAD(P)-dependent oxidoreductase — MIEPVNTRLGLDGKLALVTAGTHGLGLAIASKLCDNGAHVILTTSADDPDLERAKLVLAGKPGSVTVTQLDIADEHSVRLLLDQIKQDRGQLDMFVHHAVSPDLTPLLNVVEPLAKAFVDGGRVVIAGYTVTPVHGVIRTLALEMAWYRVAVNAVVTTVVDNGPMNIDPDLVDRLAIKSPSGRVTLPQDIANAVALLCTDEASWIQGQVITVDGGLELLERWGETR; from the coding sequence ATGATCGAACCGGTCAACACGCGCCTGGGACTCGACGGCAAGCTCGCGCTGGTGACGGCGGGGACCCACGGGCTCGGTCTCGCCATCGCGAGCAAGCTCTGCGACAACGGCGCCCACGTCATCCTCACGACCTCTGCCGACGACCCCGACCTGGAGCGCGCGAAGCTCGTGCTCGCCGGGAAGCCGGGCTCGGTGACGGTCACCCAGCTGGACATCGCCGACGAGCACTCGGTGCGTCTGCTGCTCGACCAGATCAAGCAGGACCGCGGACAGCTCGACATGTTCGTGCACCACGCCGTGTCGCCGGACCTCACGCCGTTGCTCAACGTCGTGGAACCGCTGGCCAAGGCGTTCGTCGACGGCGGGCGGGTGGTCATCGCCGGCTACACGGTCACGCCGGTGCACGGCGTGATCCGCACGCTCGCGCTGGAGATGGCCTGGTACCGGGTGGCCGTCAACGCCGTCGTCACCACCGTCGTCGACAACGGCCCGATGAACATCGACCCGGACCTGGTCGACCGGCTCGCGATCAAGAGCCCGTCCGGCAGGGTCACGCTGCCGCAGGACATCGCGAACGCGGTCGCATTGCTGTGCACCGACGAAGCCTCCTGGATCCAGGGTCAGGTGATCACCGTCGACGGTGGTCTCGAACTGCTGGAGCGGTGGGGTGAAACGCGGTGA
- a CDS encoding sensor histidine kinase: MGGTLNPSPATPRYRAIIVALFAGVCLTDLTRALLLAGNTPELVVSAIDFSLLVVLQLTCFGQLPVLRRHLVLAAQALLLVLPYVAFGHSWAGVAGLVAGNALLVLRPFFGWSLFVLTVVATGLTQAAHGEAMMATAATALLLAGLATGFATHRHPNPPPTHPDPTSPAAGLDTTDAVNSVNATAVPVDVAAERVRVARDLHDLLGYSLSAIKLKSELAHRIVADRPDHAKEHISDILNITHHALADVRSLARAFRPLSLADTSDSAKAILAASDIDVRVELDHDPLPAAVETVLSAVLCEAVTNVLRHSDASTCTIGVHQRGTTVLLDVINDGAAHRPTTLDCNGVRNQAERVKAVGGTFTARHTGTGSFHVHAAIPATPDTL, from the coding sequence TTGGGGGGCACGTTGAATCCATCGCCTGCTACACCGAGATACCGCGCGATCATCGTCGCGCTCTTCGCCGGTGTCTGCCTGACCGACCTGACCCGCGCTCTGCTTCTCGCCGGCAACACCCCCGAATTGGTGGTCTCGGCCATTGATTTCTCACTACTTGTCGTACTGCAACTGACCTGTTTCGGGCAACTGCCGGTACTCCGCCGCCACCTCGTCCTGGCCGCCCAGGCGTTGCTGCTCGTACTCCCGTACGTCGCCTTCGGCCATTCCTGGGCCGGCGTGGCGGGCCTCGTCGCCGGCAACGCACTGCTCGTCCTGCGCCCGTTCTTCGGCTGGTCGCTCTTCGTGCTGACCGTCGTCGCCACCGGCCTCACCCAAGCCGCCCACGGCGAGGCCATGATGGCCACCGCCGCCACCGCCCTGCTGCTCGCGGGCCTGGCCACGGGTTTCGCCACGCACCGCCACCCCAACCCGCCTCCCACACACCCGGACCCGACCAGCCCGGCCGCCGGGCTCGACACAACTGACGCGGTCAATTCGGTCAACGCCACCGCCGTCCCCGTCGACGTCGCCGCCGAACGCGTCCGCGTCGCCCGCGACCTGCACGACCTGCTCGGCTACAGCCTCAGCGCAATCAAGCTCAAGAGCGAACTGGCGCACCGCATCGTCGCCGACCGCCCGGACCACGCCAAAGAGCACATCAGCGACATCCTGAACATCACCCACCACGCGCTGGCCGACGTCAGGTCACTGGCCCGCGCCTTCCGCCCGCTCTCCCTGGCGGACACCTCGGACTCCGCCAAGGCCATCCTCGCGGCCTCCGACATCGACGTCCGCGTGGAGCTCGACCACGACCCCCTCCCCGCGGCGGTCGAGACAGTCCTCTCCGCCGTCCTGTGCGAGGCGGTCACCAACGTCCTGCGCCACAGCGACGCCAGCACCTGCACCATCGGCGTCCACCAACGCGGCACCACCGTCCTGCTCGACGTCATCAACGACGGCGCCGCCCACCGCCCCACCACCCTCGACTGCAACGGCGTCCGCAACCAGGCCGAACGCGTCAAGGCGGTGGGCGGCACCTTCACCGCCCGCCACACGGGCACGGGCTCGTTCCACGTCCACGCGGCCATCCCGGCCACCCCTGACACCCTCTGA
- a CDS encoding response regulator transcription factor: MIRVLLAEDVQMVRGALVALLNLEPDIEVVASVATGDEIIAAVEKNKPDVAVLDIDLPGMDGLSAATVIHDTAPDTRTLILTSLGRPGTLRRALNARVNGFILKDAPVGELADAIRGVSVGRRVIDSQLALSAWDTDECPLTPRELEVLRLASDGADAMEIATTLFLSVGTVRNYLTAATAKLDARNRVDAVRIARKSGWF, from the coding sequence ATGATCAGAGTGCTGCTCGCCGAGGACGTGCAAATGGTCCGCGGCGCTTTGGTCGCTTTGTTGAATCTCGAACCGGATATTGAGGTCGTCGCCTCCGTCGCGACCGGTGACGAAATCATCGCGGCGGTGGAGAAGAACAAACCGGACGTGGCGGTCCTCGACATCGACCTCCCGGGCATGGACGGACTTTCCGCCGCCACCGTCATCCACGACACCGCTCCGGACACCCGCACGCTCATTCTCACGAGCCTCGGCCGGCCGGGAACCCTGCGCCGCGCGTTGAACGCCCGCGTGAACGGATTCATCCTCAAGGACGCTCCCGTCGGCGAGCTCGCCGACGCCATCCGCGGCGTCTCGGTGGGGCGGCGGGTGATCGACTCGCAGCTCGCGCTGTCGGCCTGGGACACCGATGAGTGCCCGCTCACGCCACGCGAGCTGGAGGTGCTGCGGCTGGCTTCCGACGGCGCCGACGCGATGGAGATCGCGACGACGTTGTTCCTGTCAGTCGGGACCGTGCGCAACTACTTGACGGCGGCGACGGCGAAGCTCGACGCGCGCAACCGGGTCGACGCCGTGCGGATCGCTCGCAAGTCCGGCTGGTTCTGA
- a CDS encoding acetolactate synthase large subunit, protein METTGAGALIKALEDVGCEVIFGMPGGAILPAYDPLFDSKIRHVLVRHEQGAGHAAQGYAQATGRVGVCMATSGPGATNLVTPLADAYMDSVPIVAITGQVSRSVIGTDAFQEADIRSITLPITKHGFQVLDPADIPRVIAEAFQLASSGRPGPVLVDLPKDVLAAATTYTPPQITAASRPVLSPVQVRNAAQLIGTSQRPVFYVGGGVVRSGAAAELLKLANKTGIPVVTTLMARGAFPDSHRQHLGMPGMHGTVPAVAALQKADLLIALGTRFDDRVTGSLPHFAPHAAVVHADIDPAEISKNRKADVGIVGDCRDVLAALNAVVGHVPDLTAWWSYLDGLRTTYPLGYDHPEDGSLAPQYVVERLSTLAGPEAVYTSGVGQHQMWAAQYVRYERPGSFINSGGAGTMGFAVPAAMGAQTGVPDRTVWAIDGDGCFQMTNQELATCAAEGIPIKVAIINNGNLGMVRQWQTLFYDGRYSNTRLGTHDRHPDFVKLAEALGCVGLRCTSQSEVDDVILEAMSVHDRPVVIDFVVGQDAQVWPMVAAGTGNDEVMAARGIRPLFDEEE, encoded by the coding sequence GTGGAGACCACCGGTGCAGGTGCGTTGATCAAGGCGCTTGAGGACGTGGGCTGCGAGGTGATCTTCGGGATGCCCGGCGGGGCGATCCTGCCCGCGTACGACCCGCTGTTCGACTCGAAGATCAGGCACGTGCTGGTGCGCCACGAGCAGGGGGCGGGCCACGCCGCGCAGGGGTACGCGCAGGCGACCGGCAGGGTGGGCGTGTGCATGGCGACGTCGGGTCCGGGGGCGACGAACCTGGTCACCCCGCTCGCCGACGCGTACATGGACTCCGTGCCGATCGTGGCGATCACCGGCCAGGTCAGCCGGTCGGTGATCGGCACGGACGCCTTCCAGGAGGCGGACATCCGCAGCATCACGCTGCCGATCACCAAGCACGGCTTCCAGGTGCTCGACCCCGCCGACATCCCGCGGGTGATCGCCGAGGCGTTCCAGCTCGCTTCCTCGGGACGGCCGGGCCCGGTGCTGGTGGACCTGCCCAAGGACGTGCTCGCTGCCGCCACGACCTACACGCCGCCCCAGATCACGGCAGCGTCCCGGCCGGTGCTCTCGCCGGTGCAGGTCCGCAACGCCGCGCAGCTCATCGGAACGTCGCAACGGCCGGTGTTCTACGTCGGCGGGGGAGTGGTCCGCTCCGGCGCCGCGGCGGAACTGCTCAAGCTGGCCAACAAGACCGGCATCCCGGTCGTCACCACGCTGATGGCACGCGGCGCGTTCCCCGACTCGCACCGGCAGCACCTGGGGATGCCGGGCATGCACGGCACGGTGCCCGCCGTGGCCGCCCTGCAGAAGGCCGACCTGCTGATCGCGCTGGGGACCCGGTTCGACGACCGGGTCACCGGGTCGCTGCCGCACTTCGCCCCGCACGCCGCGGTGGTGCACGCCGACATCGACCCCGCCGAGATCTCCAAGAACCGCAAGGCCGACGTCGGCATCGTGGGCGACTGCCGCGACGTGCTCGCCGCGCTCAACGCGGTCGTCGGCCACGTCCCCGACCTCACCGCGTGGTGGTCCTACCTGGACGGTCTGCGCACCACCTACCCGCTCGGCTACGACCACCCGGAAGACGGTTCGCTCGCCCCGCAGTACGTCGTCGAACGGCTCAGCACCCTCGCCGGCCCCGAGGCCGTCTACACCTCGGGCGTCGGCCAGCACCAGATGTGGGCCGCGCAGTACGTCCGCTACGAACGCCCCGGCTCGTTCATCAACTCCGGCGGCGCCGGCACGATGGGGTTCGCCGTACCCGCCGCGATGGGCGCGCAGACCGGCGTCCCGGACCGCACGGTGTGGGCGATCGACGGCGACGGCTGCTTCCAGATGACCAACCAGGAGCTCGCCACCTGCGCCGCCGAGGGCATCCCGATCAAGGTCGCGATCATCAACAACGGCAACCTCGGCATGGTCCGGCAGTGGCAGACCCTGTTCTACGACGGCCGCTACTCCAACACCCGGCTCGGCACCCACGACCGGCACCCGGACTTCGTGAAGCTCGCCGAGGCGCTGGGCTGCGTCGGCCTGCGGTGCACGAGCCAGTCCGAAGTGGACGACGTCATCCTCGAGGCCATGTCCGTCCACGACCGGCCGGTCGTCATCGACTTCGTGGTGGGACAGGACGCCCAGGTCTGGCCGATGGTCGCCGCGGGCACCGGCAACGACGAGGTCATGGCCGCACGAGGAATCCGCCCCCTGTTCGACGAGGAAGAGTGA